The stretch of DNA AATAAGGTTGAACTGCTGCTGTGCCGTTGAGCGCCAACCGAATTGGAGCACCAGCTTCATCAACTGAACCGGGAGCGTGTCGACAGTCTGCGCGGCGCGCTGCTCGGCGGCGACTTGCTCCGGGGTGCCCAGCGGGCTGACTGCCAAGGTCTGGGCCCTGACTGTCGGTGTTGTCGCGGGCGAGGAGACGGTGGCCTGGGCGACCTCGCGGCTGCCCGTACCCACGGTGGACACCATCGCCAACGTTTCAGCGGGCGCGGCGGGTTTCGGGGTGGGATCAGCGACGTCGGCCGACTTGGCGATGGTCGTCGTGGTGTGAGGCGCGGGTTCGTCGGTGGACGCCGTCGCAGTCCCCGACTTCGGCTTGGGCTCCGCGACCTTCTTCTTCTTTTTGTTGGTCGCCGGCACGTCGTCATTGGATGAGGCCGCCGACTCCGAGTCCGGGGCGGCAGTCTGCTGGGTCGTCTTCTGATCGGCGTCACGAGAACTCGTGCTCGGACTCGAGGAGCCTGACTCCGAGGAGTTCGAAGAGTTCGAAGAGTTCGAGGAGGCCGAGGTGCCGTCATCGGCGGAGGCGATCGCTGGGCTGTTGGCAATCGCCGCCCCGATCCCCAGCGCGACTGCGAGTCCGCCGACCCTGCCGATGAAGCGACCGTACGAGTATGGCGTCGTTGCCACGGGCGAATCCTTCCGCCGGGCATCTGCCTACCGCAAACGCCTCGCGCGTACTGTAGTCACATGACTACAGCCCGGGCAAGCGTCCATACAGCCCGCGCAGATGCACCCCTGGGCAGGGCCGAGGTCGTCGCCGCGGTTCTCGAGTCGGCTGCTGACCTGTTTGCCGAACACGGGCCGGCGGCAACCTCGATCCGTGACATCGCCGCGCGGTCGAACGTCAACCACGGACTGATTCACCGGCACTTCGGCAGCAAGGACGGACTCGTAGCGGCGGTGCTCGATCACCTCGGCCAGCATCTCGCCGGCCTGCTTGCCGCGAACGCCGATGGCAGCGCAGTCGGCGAAGCCGTCGACCGTCAGCTTCGCGTGATTGCCCGTACGTCGCTCGACGGGTATGCGATCGGAGAACTCCAGAGCCGCTTTCCGACAATGGAGGTGTTGCTGGAAAGCGTTCGTGGTCGGCACCCGTCCGAACTCGGCGCCCGGCTGGCCGCGGCGCACACCATCGCCTTGCAGCTGGGCTGGTGTCTGTTCGGCGACTTCCTTCGCGCGTCGACTGGTCTGGACGACCTGGACGATCGGACGTTCGCCCGGTCGGTGGGCAACACCGTCGCTCGGATTCTCGAACCCGAAAAGCCGGTCACGACATAGGCCGAGT from Mycobacterium sp. JS623 encodes:
- a CDS encoding TetR/AcrR family transcriptional regulator, which codes for MTTARASVHTARADAPLGRAEVVAAVLESAADLFAEHGPAATSIRDIAARSNVNHGLIHRHFGSKDGLVAAVLDHLGQHLAGLLAANADGSAVGEAVDRQLRVIARTSLDGYAIGELQSRFPTMEVLLESVRGRHPSELGARLAAAHTIALQLGWCLFGDFLRASTGLDDLDDRTFARSVGNTVARILEPEKPVTT